The stretch of DNA CGAAGTCACATGCACTCAATTCATATACAAATTATTCAAcattttcacaacaaaaccGGTCTTCCTGGTGAGTGTAGTAAGAACTGATGTTGCCACACATTTCACTGCAACAATTGGTAAGTTTATTCCTGTGACTGGTAAGTTCTTGAAACACTAGCCAGTGCGTGGCAACCACAGTTCCAACCACGGGCGGAGCCTCGTGGAGACGATACAGGGCGTCGCCCCCCCTTGGTTTGAAAAGTTTGAACGCCATGTTTGCCAGCTGCTGCTCACAGAGGAATGCTAGGACGTAGCACAAACAGCAGAAGGCTGCAGCTAGAGTAGAGATGAAAGTAGTAGTATGCACTAGTATAGTGCATCACAGCTGGTTTGAGATGTACTACTCTCATATATATTTTGTTAATTCCTAAACTGACTAAGCTTTGCTAGATAGTTTATTTTGACGCGAGAACTCAACCGTCATCACTACTGTACTACTCCTAAGATATACTAGATGGCATCACCGAGCTTGACCGTTGCCCCTATGGCAAGGAGTTTCTCATCACATATTGGCTCCTTATAGCCTTTGTGATtcgcccccacccccacccccacccccccttAATTCTAGTTCATGCTCCGCCACTGGTTCCAACATAGTCTTGTAGTACAAGAAAATGCTTCGGTGTTCATGTACGGTGCACCCACCGAACACCCGGCGCGGGAAATCTGCCAAGTACATGAAAACATGTCCGGTGAATGGAAAGCCCTTGAAAGTTTGTCCGGTGACCTTCAAACACGGTCCGGTGACGGTCAATACCTCCAAACAGTCGTAACATTGAAACATTGTCCGGTGACTGTTAATATCTTGAAACAATAAACCAGTGCGTGGGAACCTCAGTTCAAACAGAGACGAAGTGCAGGAAAACGATTCGGTGATGCTGTACGGTGAGAACACCGGTCTGACTTGTGAGTGCAGTGAGACATGATGTTGCACAACATTTCACAAACGGTACAGAAAGAATTCACAAACGCAAGCAGGCGCTTCATAAAATGTCTAGAGTTTGGTTACAATTCTACCAAGGAAGGTGTCTCGAAATACACCCATGCTAAACTATGTCTAATGATACAGTTCCACTAATCTCCATTGCTGTCACTAACGAAGTGCACGAACAAGATGGACCCTGCTGATATACCAAGTTCTGTACcacaaggaaaagaaagaataatttagtcatgtGACGAGGAGTTTGCCAatgaaagatgatgagaaattGCCACCTTACCTATAAACATTCTGTAGCTTCAATCGGATCATTGGCAAATCATTAATCTAGCACATCTTCTGGGAGCTTTGTTTCCTACAAATGAAGATGAACATTAGTCATAACTACACATGCCTCAGACATGGCCAGTTGTCAGCTTTGATGAACATTATCGAAAACTACCTCTGATCTCAAGTGGGATGTTCGCCGATTGTGACCCTGCCCCTTACACAGGCTACATTTGGAGTCGGCTCTAGTCTTATCTGAACTTgacttcaactttttcttcggtGCCCCTCTGCCAGGAACATGCATGGGATCCAGAACATCTCTGAATTCTTCACAATCAACCTCCGGCGCTTGTGGCAGCACCGGTCCATACATGTTCCCTTCGTTCGCTCCCGCATTTGGCATGATCACAGCACCTTCTTGTTCAAGGACACGTTTGATCCGCTCATATCCTTCAGTTGAGCGAGATGCTGCGAAGGATGCAGCGAGACTGAGTTTGCGTAGCTCACGGTACCTCAGTAGGGTAGGGGAATAGTCATACATAGTGTTCTTCTTTATCGGCGGAAATGCACGCTTCGCACCCATTGTCCACCTTACCAGAACACAGCAGTCTGGAAGCATGCTCGCGTCCCGAATGCCCAATACAAAGAAGATGTGTGAGCAAGGGGTTCCAAGAGATTGCAGCTTACGACAAGAACAAGAAATCTCCTTCAAATTGGCCTCTTCAGTTAATTCACATTTCATATAGTACATCATGTCTCTATCGCTCCTTCCTACAATATACTCAGTTGTATCATCGCCATCTAGAATCTCAACCAGAGAACACTTCTTGGCTGCTTCCACGCTGAACTGAACCTTCGTCTTAAAAACATTTGGTGTGAACCTTTTCTTCGCGTTTACTTCGAGAAATGAAACATCTGGATCTGTGAATGGTTCAGATTGCAGTGCATTAACGTCGTCATCCGCCACAATTCTGCGCACCTTTGTAAGACAGCTCTCATAGTGCTGTACCATTTCTAACAAGGTCATTTTACCATCCAGTTTCATCTGTAGCCTAGAGTACATGCTCTCACTCCGTTGGTTGCTCCTCAATCCTAAATAGCGATTACCAGTATGATACGCAGCACACCAGGTTGCTCTCACCTCATACATCTGATATATCTACAAGTCCTCTGTGACATTATACGTTTCGAAAAATGCTTGCCATTTCCTCTCAATCTCTTATATGGAGCAAAGGTCATACATAAAAATCCTGAACTGAGCCTTCATTGTATCATCGTGAACATTGCGCACAAGGTTCTGCTCAATATGCCATCCGCAAAGCCTATGTGGTGAATTCGGCCACACCACACTGATTGCTCTCTGCATAGCGAGGTCTCCATCAGTGATCACGGAAATAGGATGCTTCTGAACATTAGCTTCAGTAAATGTTTTCAGCAGCCACACATATGACTTGATATTCTCGTGAGAAATAATTCCACATCCGAAAATAACTGTGCGGTTATGGTGATTCACTCCAACAAAAGGAACAAGGGGCAGGTTGTACCGATTTGTTTTGTAGATGCTATCAAATACCACAACATCACCAAATGCTTCATAATCAAGCAGACATTGAGTATGACACCAGAACATGCCCTGCAGGTGTCCTTCCCCATCAGTCATGTACTTGAAAAAGAAATCAGAATCTCTATTTTGACGTTCCATCAGGTGACTGATTATTGTTTGAGCATCACCAGCAGCAATTATCTCATGCTTATAGTGATGGCAGAAATTATACAAGTCCCTTGATGTATAGCAAATCTTGTCATACCCACCGTACTGCATCtccataatttcaaatatctgGTGTTTGCGGATCCCAGCAACCCCCAACTCGACAATTTTAGCCTTCTGCGCATCGCTGATTGATCGATGTGAACGCAGCAGACAACCAAGGTCGGTTGGAGTCAGCAGATGGTTATGTTCATCGATGAAATTCTTCACATACCACTGCCCGCTGTTTCGATCTAGTGCAATCACAAATTTTGCAGGGCATCCAACACGAGTTATATCCTGTGGCCTCCGCTTCTTAATCTCCTTCTTCACATACTTCTCTTCACGGTAACCTTGACGACTGCAAACAAACCGCCGAAGGGTGATCTCAGTGTGGTCACTGTTCCACTCAACATAGCTTTTCCTCACACTAAACCTTTTGCTAAGAGCATATGCGTTATAAAAATGATATCCTTCATCTTCGTCAGCGAACATCTTGCTAACGATTTCACTGTACTCCATCAAATTCTCAAGATCCGCCATTTCCTAATGCACCTATCAACAAcatgaaacaaattaaatatacACATAGAAAAATCGCAGCATTTCTTTCACCTGAGAATGCAGACTACAAACAAATATTTCGCTCCAATCTTCTAATACTATCTTGAGCAATTTATCATCTAATCATGAAACAAGGGACCCATCAAGAGGAGGCGGAGTTCAAGTACCTGTGGATGGATGCCCAAACACGGGGCAACTGGGAGAGGACGAAGCAGGCGTAGGGAACACAACCGGCGGTGTTCAAACCCTACCTAGCGCGCGGAGTAGGACGACGGCCTATGGTGGCGAGGTCGAGGGCAGGGAGGTCGACACAAAGAGCGAGTGCGGGGCCGAGTGGAGGGTGTCAGCGGtcacggcggaggaggcagggtagggcggcggcgactggggcggagcaaggcggcggcgaACTCGCGGCAATCCAGCGAGGGGCGACCGGACGAAGGCAGGCGGTAGCACTGTGCGGGCGGATAGTCTAGGGGCGTGGGGTTTGGGGGGAGGGCGAAATTACCACAGTACCCTTCCAcacatcaaattaattaaattaattatttagggGAGGCATCGGGAGGCAACGGGAGGCACTTCCAACCATTGTAAAAGACCTCTTAGTTTTTATGTTGTAAAAACTACATCCGTTCTTAAATTATGACGTTTAGGATAAATATTATATATTTGAAACAAAAGCTGGCTGTAAGTTAGCACCTTGTGTTAGCTGAGGCCGGTTaccccttttttatttttttaagaaaacagAAGCATTAAGAAGATATTCTTTGATAGTAGCCTCAATCTTCTCTTTACATTACCGTTGAGCCTTAATTTTCTTTTGCAATACTGCTCTACTAAACTCTTattctccctccattccaaattatagatcgtttgattttttttgacaTCAAATTTGATCactcttattcaaaaatttgtacaaacatagtcaaatttaagtcattctcgAAAAACATGTTtgataaagcaagccacaacaaaagaaataatattttgtataaatttttaaataagacacGTGGTCAAACTTGGAGTGAAAAAgacaaacgacctataatttagaaTGAGGGAGTACTctatatattttatattttagtCACTGATGCTTAGCCATTTTTCTTGGAGAACAAGTGCTCACATAAAACACAACCACTTctcaaaacacacacacacacacacacaaccttTTCAACAAGGTAAAGAAGATGACACTCCAACCAAAGAACTAAAAGTTAGCTAAATAAACAACAAGTTGGAATTATGCAGGTTTCATAGCTGCTAGAAGATGCTCCTCCGGTGGCGGCACCATGGTGGCAAATTCAAAGGAACTGTTTACATTTCGTTAGTTGCGATGCGATAGGATGAAAACTTTGTGAGATGCTGCCATGGAAAAGGTGACCTAACCTTTTGCGATTAATAAAAGAAGTTGCCCTTTCTTCCTGGCGTATCCGCATTCCAATTGCGCACACATTCTCGAAGAAACAGGGCCTAATCGGCCAAAACCAGAGCAGCGGCCGACGGTTCGGCGCGGTCCTGTAGTGAAATTGTGAAGGCCCACGATACGAGAGCGTGATCAAGTGGTGCTTCACCTGTTCGGAATGGGCGACGAATTCCCGTTGGCCTGATCCGATCATGTCGATTCGCCCCAGAACGTGGTGCTCGAAAGCGCGCGGTTGGAGACACACCATGAGTCCATGAAGGCGTGGAGCTGGTGCTCCTAGGCTATTTATTAGGCTATAGATCTATTGGAGAGTGCCGTCGGCCATGACCATGATCTAGCATATCTATTTCGGCAAGTACAACACTTTAAACAACTGCTGTTTTTTTAATCACACACATACAATTAAATAGACAACTTGTACAACTAAATAATTGCTGCTTATTTGATTGTTTGTAAGATATTTAATTCATTTTTTGACACGTAAATTATGGAGTTACATAATGTGTCCGCCGCATGGTGTAGCAAAAATTGCCCTTTCGCGTATCGGATCCGCGATGCCGATGATGAACGAGAATTGGTCGTACAGCAAGCACGATGGGCGTTGATTCGCATCGGAGCATGTGCTGCTACCGTAATCGAACGAGACGACGGCCGCTCGCTCTTTCTTCAGTAAATGAGAGCCACGTTGAGTGTTTTGGTTGAGGTGGACGCAAGTCAACAGATGCTGTCTCGCCGTTGTACACTTGTAACTTGCCCTTAAAACACTTCCAGCGGCATCTCCCTCTCGGTTTGTCCCTTGTTGATGACCATCCCGTTGGCCGGTTACAGCGACCACACAAGCTGCTGACTCCGATCAACCACTGCTGAGCTAGAGCTGGAGGTTgaaatggtgtgagagaaaaatactgttggctggctagTGGCTGGAAGCTGGTGTTGGAgcagtgtgagagaaaaacactgttgagctggaggctgctggagctgccgaacagaGTAAACCTCTACACGTGGCTACGCAAAAATGATGCAGCGTCTGCCCGTCGAGGAACCCAGATTCAGTCACAGTGCAGAGAGCACCCACCGTCATACTCAATCCGTCCCATAATATTTGCACATCGAAGACCGAGCACGCAAACCAATATATGgtgtaaaattataaaaatacttTTTGTCTTTTATAAGAAGAATTTAGATAATGTCTTGTTTTTTTATGAGAAAGATTCGGATATTGTCTTTTTTAGAAGACTTcgaatatttttgtgttttatgGTAGTTGAATCACAGTATCAATTTTTTGTGGAACAAATTTCAAACTCTAGATATGTaattattttgggatggagagagtatacgcaaagaaaagtaaagaagaatCCATCATTCGGTGCACGGGAGTACCGAGTACGAGCCGTGTGTGCTGCCGCTGCTGACCGGAAGGGAACCGAGCGAGCCAGTCGCGGTCGCGTTCGCGTCCGGCGTTCCGAGGATGCCAACTCGTGCTGTGTCGTGCTGCCTGGGCGCGGCCAAATGGTTAATCCCCACGTCAAAACGGCGGCACCTCTCTCATCCGCTGTCCGGTGTCCGCCAACGCGGCGCCGAGATCCATTTTTTAACCATTCTCCTGTCGCTTTCAGCGGTGCTGCTGTCTTCTCGGAAGCGTCTggtcgctcgctcgctcgctcgctacgAAGCCCCACAGCACAGAACAAACAAGGAGGAGAAAGGGAAACCGAACCATCTTGCGGCTTCCATGCCTGGTTTCCGACGGACCCAGGGCGCCGATACAGGCTCAGCTAACGCTGATCTACAAGGCCACTTTGAGATAGGGTCCACACCGTGGCGGCCGCAGAGGTTGGTCCATCTTATCCTACTACCTCTTTGTCTTCTTCTTTCCTGTTCATATTAAAAATTTGCTGAGAGAAGGTTAGAGGATTCATAGGGTGGAGCCCCCTAGCCCCGTTGGTTCACATGTCGGTCTCGAGTAGGCCTCGAGAAAATGTTTGGGTTTTTGATAATATAGcattttcgttgttatttgacaaataatgtctaattataaactaattagatttaaaagactCATCTCAtgttaatcagttagactgtataattagttattttttaactgcatttaatactctatgtatatgtatgtgtccgaacattcgatgtgatggatactgtaaaaattttttttgggaactaaacaaggccaatCTCTTGCCGCGCCTTTTTCTTCCTTCAATTCattgaggctgtgtttagttcgcgaaaaatttggattttggtattgtagtatatttcgttgttatttgacagataatgttcaattatggattaattaggcttaaaagattcatctcatgctaatcagttagactgtgtaattaattattttttttcaattgcatttagtgctccatgcatgctccatgccgtgtttggtttgtccagaaaaaattttcatgaaaacttttggatgctttgaccactaattagaggaattaaataaagtctaattataaaattagaCTCCATAAATATGGTACTGTAGCGGTTACTCTAactaatgaggcttttgaccgtacgattagaAAATTATTATgtgtggttactgtagcatcactgtagccaatcatgataaaatttggctcattagattcgtcacgaaaaattacacccatatATGAAAAGTTTtcacaaataaatttcatttagtaatCGATGTATGTattcctcttttttttaaaaaattcgtGGTGTAAATCAAACATGGCCGATCTTTCGTTCCCCACGCGAGCCGAGCTTTCCTTCGGACTCGCAAGTTCTCGAGGTTGACACGCCGGCCCTGCGCCGCGGGACCCGCACGTCAGCGGGTCGCGGCTCGACGTTCTTTCTAGACGCCACGCAACCCCTCACGCCGAGAGGCGTGTCTCTGGATGTGGATCCACTAACCTATGGGGCCCACGTACGCGGCGGTCCCGTCCCGCCGGGTCGCGTCCTCCTGTCGCTGCGGGTCTGCGGGCACACGTTTGCGAGGCGATGCCCTCGGCGGGGCTACGCGTCCGCACTCCGCAGGAGGCCGCCGCGCGGTTCCACGCCGCGTGCGTCGTCGGATAAAGTTGGGCATCTCCTGCTCTGTTCTCGCCTCAGTCCCTCCCCgttcgccaccaccaccaccaccgctaccacaccaCGCCACAGTCGCAGCGCGCAGGCCAGgaccgcgcgcgcgcacgagaGCCGGCGGCAGCCATGTCCGCCCCGAAGCTGGGCCGCAACCTGAGCATCCGCGACCGCGTCGAGGACACCCTCCACGCGCACCGCAACGAGCTCGTCGCCCTCCTCTCCAAGTAAGCGCCCGCGCCCCTCCCCCCGCCACCCAGCGCCCCCGACCATCGTCCCTCGCCGCGCTCGCGGGCCTCTGACCGTTCGACGGTTCTTCTG from Panicum virgatum strain AP13 chromosome 9K, P.virgatum_v5, whole genome shotgun sequence encodes:
- the LOC120648142 gene encoding protein FAR1-RELATED SEQUENCE 5-like, which codes for MADLENLMEYSEIVSKMFADEDEGYHFYNAYALSKRFSVRKSYVEWNSDHTEITLRRFVCSRQGYREEKYVKKEIKKRRPQDITRVGCPAKFVIALDRNSGQWYVKNFIDEHNHLLTPTDLGCLLRSHRSISDAQKAKIVELGVAGIRKHQIFEIMEMQYGGYDKICYTSRDLYNFCHHYKHEIIAAGDAQTIISHLMERQNRDSDFFFKYMTDGEGHLQGMFWCHTQCLLDYEAFGDVVVFDSIYKTNRYNLPLVPFVGVNHHNRTVIFGCGIISHENIKSYVWLLKTFTEANVQKHPISVITDGDLAMQRAISVVWPNSPHRLCGWHIEQNLVRNVHDDTMKAQFRIFMYDLCSI